From Apium graveolens cultivar Ventura chromosome 9, ASM990537v1, whole genome shotgun sequence, the proteins below share one genomic window:
- the LOC141683045 gene encoding uncharacterized protein LOC141683045, with product MIEGGFNYLDTSMELPKMGDDWTRDEALQNIGKDLELGQPQLEENPTQVNEDLQLFDSITPLSPAADSLSSGPQTNDRKRKGIVNQCECQSTEAENEHSCMAKQDGDSTSKKKEIVREARNLSERKRRGKISEQFQQLQELCLVPQGSKASQASILEGAVTYMKSTKVLLEMLAKMSPDNAKAIAQFYACKFV from the exons ATGATAGAGGGAGGGTTTAATTATCTGGACACATCAATGGAGCTTCCAAAAAT GGGTGATGACTGGACCAGAGATGAGGCACTACAAAATATTGGGAAGGACCTTGAATTAGGTCAACCACAGTTAGAAGAAAACCCCACACAAGTTAACGAAGATTTGCAGCTTTTCGATTCCATCACGCCCTTATCTCCGGCAGCTGATTCTTTGAGTTCCGGTCCTCAAACTAACGATCGGAAAAGAAAGGGAATTGTAAACCAGTGCGAGTGTCAGAGCACGGAG GCTGAGAACGAGCATAGTTGCATGGCCAAACAAGATGGGGACTCTACATCTAAAAAGAAAGAGATAGTTCGTGAAGCCCGCAATCTCTCTGAGAGG AAGCGTAGAGGTAAGATCAGCGAGCAGTTCCAACAACTACAAGAACTTTGTCTCGTACCACAAGGCAGTAAG GCTAGTCAAGCTTCGATACTGGAGGGAGCAGTTACTTACATGAAATCAACTAAGGTGCTACTTGAG ATGTTAGCAAAGATGTCTCCGGATAATGCCAAAGCTATTGCCCAATTTTACGCTTGCAAATTCGTGTGA